A genomic segment from Streptomyces antibioticus encodes:
- a CDS encoding VMAP-C domain-containing protein, producing the protein MRSAEWHARIESAGRVVGAGFLVTPRKVLTCAHVVSEGPPDALTVTFPERPDCAAVPARVVADGGWRGGVTDPGDLAVLELDHDLPIAPAALAPVDAAHTDRHDRPRKLLVYGFPVGFDEGTLAEYRITATQLLNREWIQLEAWQPGGRTLAPGFSGAAVTLVDTGEVVGMVTAAAGDPGVANGRMMPTEVMARHWPGLEGLVPTSDHRSADRARLRGLVERAVRAGLDCDPVRLYGAAAAPLDPPAPEEGFDSLWSAALFVLCEIDGADAAATVARFADRLEELVRAAAEGPGPAEEPAGAPEWSPILVDLQHSGAGDEQVRVEVSAYSGGRRHPVGSDTVPRSRLRAYVQDRIEAAFRYLTPGSDELIAFALPRDWIDLPVDRWASAPDDDTPLGSVYPLVVTDQARRRAGARHQLTRAWRQLDAVPGARVLRVECGSAEEPPRLRMRLRRAEACLAGFATAPAAPRTRPHFDTTLTAPAPLVVWSRGGCAAGAEEACAGGDGCAGKSFLDELDACVSGVPPAELPRAVLALREEADAEEGHWARDIQLLWDDPRVFTDPHGRDGALPRSPVT; encoded by the coding sequence ATGAGGAGCGCCGAGTGGCACGCCCGGATCGAGTCCGCGGGACGGGTCGTCGGAGCCGGGTTCCTGGTGACCCCGCGCAAGGTGCTGACCTGCGCCCATGTGGTGAGCGAGGGCCCGCCCGACGCGCTGACGGTCACCTTCCCCGAGCGCCCGGACTGCGCCGCCGTGCCCGCCCGGGTGGTCGCCGACGGCGGCTGGCGCGGCGGGGTCACCGACCCGGGCGACCTCGCCGTCCTGGAGCTGGACCACGACCTGCCGATCGCCCCGGCCGCGCTCGCGCCCGTCGACGCGGCCCACACCGACCGGCACGACCGGCCCCGCAAACTCCTGGTGTACGGCTTCCCGGTCGGCTTCGACGAGGGCACCCTCGCCGAATACCGCATCACCGCCACGCAGTTGCTCAACCGCGAGTGGATCCAGTTGGAGGCGTGGCAGCCCGGCGGCCGGACCCTGGCGCCGGGATTCAGCGGCGCCGCCGTGACCCTGGTCGACACCGGCGAGGTGGTCGGCATGGTGACGGCGGCGGCCGGTGACCCCGGGGTGGCCAACGGGCGGATGATGCCGACCGAGGTCATGGCCCGGCACTGGCCCGGTCTGGAGGGCCTGGTGCCCACCTCCGACCACCGTTCGGCCGACCGCGCCCGGCTGCGCGGCCTGGTCGAACGCGCGGTCCGCGCCGGCCTGGACTGCGACCCCGTACGGCTCTACGGCGCCGCCGCCGCGCCGCTGGATCCGCCCGCGCCCGAGGAGGGCTTCGACTCGCTGTGGTCGGCGGCGCTGTTCGTGCTCTGCGAGATCGACGGGGCGGACGCGGCGGCGACCGTCGCGAGGTTCGCGGACCGGCTGGAGGAGCTGGTCCGGGCGGCCGCCGAAGGACCGGGGCCGGCCGAGGAGCCCGCGGGGGCACCCGAGTGGTCGCCGATCCTCGTCGACCTCCAGCACAGCGGCGCGGGCGACGAACAGGTCCGGGTCGAGGTGTCGGCGTACAGCGGCGGGCGCCGCCATCCGGTCGGCTCCGACACCGTGCCCCGCTCCCGGCTGCGCGCCTACGTCCAGGACCGGATCGAGGCCGCCTTCCGGTATCTGACGCCCGGCAGCGACGAGTTGATCGCCTTCGCGCTGCCCCGCGACTGGATCGACCTGCCCGTCGACCGCTGGGCCAGCGCGCCCGACGACGACACACCGCTCGGCTCGGTCTACCCGCTCGTCGTCACCGACCAGGCACGGCGCCGGGCCGGTGCGCGGCATCAACTGACCCGCGCCTGGCGGCAACTGGACGCGGTACCGGGCGCCCGCGTCCTGCGCGTCGAGTGCGGCAGCGCCGAGGAGCCGCCCCGGCTGCGGATGCGGCTGCGGCGCGCCGAGGCGTGTCTCGCGGGGTTCGCCACCGCCCCGGCCGCGCCGCGCACCCGGCCGCACTTCGACACCACGCTCACCGCGCCCGCGCCGCTGGTCGTCTGGTCCCGGGGCGGCTGCGCCGCCGGTGCCGAGGAGGCGTGCGCGGGCGGGGACGGCTGTGCGGGCAAGTCGTTCCTGGACGAGCTGGACGCCTGCGTGTCCGGCGTCCCGCCCGCCGAACTCCCGCGCGCCGTCCTGGCGTTGCGGGAGGAGGCCGACGCGGAGGAGGGCCACTGGGCGCGGGACATCCAGCTCCTGTGGGACGACCCGCGCGTCTTCACCGACCCCCACGGCCGCGACGGCGCCCTGCCCCGCTCGCCGGTGACCTGA
- a CDS encoding ATP-grasp domain-containing protein translates to MPRIALVTCRPGPEVAADRDLPVLEAALRAAGADARTVTWDEPGTDWAAFDLALIRSTWDYSWRAAEFLAWARETAAVTRLANPAEVVAWNADKRYLGELAAAGVPTVPTAYLAPGEAVALPDGREFVVKPTSGAGARFAARYTPDEHDTAVRQLARMHAEGFTAMVQPYVKGIDSGGERALQFFGGRLLHASRKGPVLAPGTPYDARKVAHPDLTRHRPTADERAVAEGALATALAAVPVAAHELLYARVDLVDDEDGRPQVMELELVEPNLFLFLHPESVAGVVEGILATA, encoded by the coding sequence GTGCCCCGCATCGCTCTCGTCACCTGCCGGCCAGGACCCGAGGTGGCCGCCGACCGCGATCTGCCGGTGCTGGAGGCGGCGCTGCGCGCGGCGGGGGCGGACGCGCGGACCGTGACGTGGGACGAGCCGGGCACCGACTGGGCCGCCTTCGATCTCGCGCTGATCCGTTCGACCTGGGACTACAGTTGGAGGGCCGCCGAGTTCCTGGCCTGGGCGCGCGAGACCGCCGCGGTGACCCGGCTGGCCAATCCGGCCGAGGTGGTGGCCTGGAACGCCGACAAGCGGTACCTCGGCGAGCTGGCGGCGGCCGGGGTGCCCACCGTCCCGACGGCCTATCTGGCGCCGGGGGAGGCCGTGGCGCTGCCCGACGGCCGGGAGTTCGTGGTCAAGCCGACCTCCGGCGCGGGCGCGCGCTTCGCCGCCCGCTACACGCCGGACGAGCACGACACTGCCGTACGGCAGCTCGCGCGCATGCACGCGGAGGGCTTCACCGCGATGGTGCAGCCCTATGTGAAGGGCATCGACAGCGGCGGGGAGCGGGCGCTCCAGTTCTTCGGGGGCCGGCTTCTGCACGCCAGCCGCAAGGGCCCGGTGCTCGCCCCCGGCACGCCGTACGACGCCCGCAAGGTGGCCCACCCGGACCTCACCCGCCACCGCCCTACCGCCGATGAACGGGCCGTCGCGGAGGGGGCGTTGGCGACCGCCCTGGCCGCCGTCCCCGTCGCCGCCCACGAGTTGCTGTACGCGCGCGTGGACCTGGTGGACGACGAGGACGGCCGCCCGCAGGTGATGGAGCTGGAACTGGTCGAACCGAACCTGTTCCTGTTCCTTCACCCGGAGTCGGTGGCCGGGGTGGTCGAGGGGATCCTCGCCACGGCCTGA
- a CDS encoding MerR family transcriptional regulator — MRMLTIGAFARAARLSPKALRLYDELDLLRPARVDPDTGYRHYAVAQLEQARLVAWLRRLGMPLARIREVCALTDPADAAREIRAYWARVEAETAARRDLALFLVDQLSGTTEREPTTMLTLRHSAHSDRGRVRPVNQDTAYAGGRLLAVADGFGPAGGPASSAAVEALRFLDTEAPPAGGVLNLLEDAVRAATDAVRDVADGSDEVGTTLTALLWTGSQLALVHIGDTRAYLLRDGALFRVTHDHTLVQSLVDEGRLTPEEAETHPQRTLLLKALTGAAGTGAGTGGASGSYDLRLHEARRGDRYLLCSDGLSTTLPEDTLRTLLSAAPDPAAAVTALIDAANEAGGPDNVSCVVADVVEAVSGEEAG, encoded by the coding sequence ATGCGGATGCTCACGATCGGCGCCTTCGCCCGCGCCGCCCGGCTGTCCCCGAAGGCCCTGCGCCTCTACGACGAACTGGACCTGCTGCGCCCCGCCCGGGTGGACCCGGACACCGGCTACCGCCACTACGCGGTCGCGCAGCTCGAACAGGCTCGGCTGGTGGCGTGGCTGCGGCGGCTCGGGATGCCCCTGGCCCGCATCCGTGAGGTCTGCGCGCTCACCGACCCGGCCGACGCCGCCCGCGAGATCCGCGCCTACTGGGCGCGGGTGGAGGCGGAGACGGCGGCCCGGCGGGATCTGGCCCTGTTCCTGGTCGACCAACTGTCCGGCACCACGGAAAGGGAACCCACCACCATGCTCACACTCCGCCACAGCGCCCACTCCGACCGCGGCCGGGTCCGGCCCGTCAACCAGGACACCGCCTACGCGGGCGGCCGGCTGCTCGCCGTCGCCGACGGGTTCGGCCCGGCGGGCGGTCCCGCGAGCAGCGCCGCCGTCGAGGCCCTGAGGTTCCTCGACACCGAGGCGCCCCCGGCCGGCGGCGTGCTCAACCTGCTGGAGGACGCGGTCCGCGCGGCGACGGACGCCGTACGGGACGTCGCGGACGGCTCGGACGAGGTCGGCACCACGCTCACCGCCCTGCTGTGGACCGGATCGCAGCTCGCGCTCGTGCACATCGGCGACACGCGGGCGTACCTGCTGCGCGACGGCGCGCTGTTCCGGGTCACCCACGACCACACGCTCGTCCAGTCGCTCGTCGACGAGGGGCGGCTGACCCCGGAGGAGGCCGAGACCCATCCGCAGCGGACCCTGCTGCTCAAGGCGCTCACCGGGGCCGCCGGGACGGGGGCGGGAACGGGTGGCGCGTCCGGGTCCTACGATCTGCGGCTGCACGAGGCCCGGCGCGGCGACCGCTATCTGCTCTGCTCCGACGGACTGTCGACAACCCTCCCCGAGGACACCCTCCGCACCCTGCTCTCCGCCGCCCCCGACCCCGCCGCCGCGGTCACCGCCCTGATCGACGCGGCGAACGAGGCCGGCGGCCCGGACAATGTGAGCTGTGTCGTGGCGGACGTGGTCGAGGCGGTGAGTGGGGAGGAGGCAGGGTAG
- a CDS encoding SMP-30/gluconolactonase/LRE family protein, whose amino-acid sequence MTATSSAFSSSAFSSYEVAVRAEATLGEGPTWDAAAGRLLWIDILGSRVHGYDPATGRRTVRVTDQHVGAVKPRAGGGLVLNLRDGVGLLDPDDTFRWLHREPVPGRRANDAAVAPDGTLWAGTMRYDEAPGGGTLTRYGADGPVETVLDDVTVSNGTGWSPDGTRMYYIDSPTRRIDVFDVDPADGRVSHRRPFAEIEEGAGFPDGLTVDADGCVWVALWDGSAIRRYTPTGTLDRAIPLPTPRVTACAFGGPALTDLYVTTARVGLDSPHPLAGSLLVIPNAGRGLPQLAFAG is encoded by the coding sequence GTGACGGCGACGTCCTCGGCCTTCTCGTCCTCGGCCTTCTCCTCGTACGAGGTGGCGGTCCGGGCCGAGGCGACGCTCGGCGAGGGGCCGACCTGGGACGCGGCCGCCGGGCGGCTGCTGTGGATCGACATCCTCGGCTCCCGCGTGCACGGCTACGACCCGGCGACCGGCCGGCGCACGGTCCGGGTGACCGACCAGCACGTGGGCGCCGTCAAGCCCCGCGCGGGCGGCGGCCTGGTGCTGAACCTGCGGGACGGCGTGGGGCTCCTCGACCCGGACGACACCTTCCGCTGGCTGCACCGCGAGCCGGTCCCGGGGCGCCGCGCGAACGACGCCGCCGTGGCCCCCGACGGCACGCTGTGGGCCGGCACGATGCGCTACGACGAGGCTCCCGGCGGCGGCACGCTGACCCGCTACGGCGCGGACGGCCCCGTCGAGACCGTCCTCGACGACGTGACGGTCAGCAACGGCACGGGCTGGAGCCCGGACGGCACGCGCATGTACTACATCGACTCGCCCACCCGCCGGATCGACGTGTTCGACGTCGACCCCGCGGACGGCCGCGTGTCGCACCGCCGCCCGTTCGCGGAGATCGAGGAGGGCGCGGGCTTCCCCGACGGCCTCACGGTGGACGCGGACGGCTGCGTCTGGGTGGCCCTGTGGGACGGTTCGGCGATCCGCCGCTACACCCCCACCGGCACCCTCGACCGCGCGATCCCCCTCCCCACCCCCCGCGTCACGGCCTGCGCGTTCGGCGGCCCCGCCCTGACCGACCTGTACGTCACGACAGCCCGCGTGGGCCTCGACTCCCCCCACCCCCTGGCGGGTTCCCTCCTGGTGATCCCGAACGCGGGCCGGGGCCTGCCCCAACTGGCGTTCGCGG
- a CDS encoding CU044_2847 family protein, with the protein MEGLVEFTTDSGAVVSVEAAPEGRPGSRLVSRDGTVRATRTFEGALEGVRTAAESALRVFRDGSLRPDGVEIEFGVKLTAETGAVIAKGTAEGHLVVRLTWSPPGNPAAPPADQGPDAVVAS; encoded by the coding sequence GTGGAAGGACTGGTGGAGTTCACGACCGACAGCGGGGCCGTGGTGTCCGTGGAGGCGGCCCCGGAGGGCCGTCCCGGCTCCCGGCTGGTCTCCCGCGACGGCACGGTCCGGGCGACCCGCACCTTCGAGGGCGCCCTGGAGGGCGTGCGCACGGCCGCCGAGTCCGCGCTGCGGGTGTTCCGCGACGGCTCGCTGCGGCCCGACGGCGTGGAGATCGAGTTCGGGGTGAAGCTCACGGCGGAGACGGGCGCGGTCATCGCCAAGGGGACGGCCGAGGGACACCTCGTCGTACGGCTGACCTGGTCGCCGCCCGGCAACCCCGCCGCGCCACCCGCCGATCAGGGGCCGGACGCCGTCGTCGCGTCATGA
- a CDS encoding IclR family transcriptional regulator gives MGRLVPAVTRALDILELFLDGDGTLSAPDIVRRLQLPRTTVHELVTTLAARSYIVPLPGQPGRYRLGVRPYQLGSRYAEQLDLAAEGQHVARSVAETCDETVHVAILEGTDVIYIAKVDSTHAVRMVSAAGRRLPAHCTSVGKMLLASLPEPELAARIPDDAELAGMTPNSITEPAVLREALAEIRERGIAVESRESNPDVSCVAAPVRDRTGQVVAALSISVPMIRWSEARRAELEQLAAKGAAELSELLGHRSVA, from the coding sequence GTGGGACGTCTTGTACCAGCCGTGACCCGGGCTCTCGACATTCTCGAGCTCTTCCTCGACGGGGACGGGACGCTCTCCGCCCCCGACATAGTGCGCCGACTGCAACTTCCGCGCACCACCGTGCACGAGCTGGTCACCACGCTCGCCGCCCGCTCCTACATCGTGCCGCTGCCCGGGCAGCCCGGACGCTACCGCCTCGGCGTCCGCCCGTACCAGCTCGGCAGCCGCTACGCGGAGCAGCTCGACCTCGCCGCCGAGGGTCAGCATGTCGCCCGCAGTGTCGCCGAGACGTGTGACGAGACGGTCCACGTGGCGATCCTGGAGGGCACCGACGTCATCTACATCGCCAAGGTCGACTCCACGCACGCGGTGCGGATGGTGTCGGCGGCGGGCCGTCGGCTGCCCGCCCACTGCACCTCCGTCGGCAAGATGCTGCTCGCCTCCCTCCCCGAGCCGGAGCTGGCCGCGCGTATTCCCGACGACGCCGAGCTGGCCGGGATGACGCCGAACAGCATCACCGAACCGGCCGTGCTGCGCGAGGCGTTGGCGGAGATCCGGGAGCGGGGCATCGCCGTCGAGAGCCGGGAGTCCAACCCGGACGTGAGCTGTGTCGCCGCGCCGGTCCGCGACCGCACCGGGCAGGTCGTGGCCGCGCTGTCCATCTCGGTGCCCATGATCCGCTGGAGCGAGGCGCGCCGGGCCGAGCTGGAGCAGCTCGCGGCCAAGGGCGCGGCGGAGCTGTCCGAGCTGCTGGGGCACCGGAGCGTGGCGTGA
- a CDS encoding acyl-CoA synthetase encodes MSSLFPALADDPSDRIALRFGPRSLTYARLAAAAGGVGARLRDRGAGRVAVWATPSLETAVAVVGVLHAGAAAVPLNPKSGEKELAHILSDSAPALVLAAPGDELPEALGGLERIDVDALAVEGPVSATAPAPVDDEAPALVVYTSGTTGPPKGAVIPRRAVATTLDALADAWRWTGDDVLVHGLPLFHVHGLVLGILGPLRRGGSVRHLGRFSTEGVARELNSGATMLFGVPTMYHRIAEALPDEPELVKALAGARLLVSGSAALPVHDHERIAAATGRRVIERYGMTETLMNTAARADGEARPGTVGVPLPGVELRLVEEDGSLVTALDGESVGEIQVRGPNLFTEYLNRPDATAAAFTADGWFRTGDVAVRDPDGQVRIVGRKATDLIKSGGYKIGAGEIENALLEHPGVREAAVTGEPDADLGERIVAWVVPVDPQAPPGTAELADHVARRLAPHKRPRVVRHLDALPRNDMGKIMKRALPS; translated from the coding sequence GTGTCCTCTCTCTTCCCGGCCCTGGCCGATGATCCGTCCGACCGGATCGCGCTGCGGTTCGGCCCCCGCTCCCTGACGTACGCCCGGCTCGCGGCGGCGGCCGGGGGTGTCGGGGCACGGCTGCGGGACCGGGGGGCGGGGCGGGTCGCGGTGTGGGCGACGCCCTCGCTGGAGACCGCCGTCGCGGTGGTGGGCGTCCTGCACGCGGGGGCGGCCGCGGTGCCGCTCAACCCGAAGTCGGGCGAGAAGGAACTCGCGCACATCCTGTCCGACAGCGCCCCGGCGCTGGTGCTGGCGGCGCCGGGGGACGAACTGCCGGAGGCGCTGGGCGGGTTGGAGCGGATCGATGTCGATGCTCTCGCTGTTGAAGGACCCGTTTCGGCGACGGCTCCGGCTCCCGTGGACGACGAGGCCCCCGCCCTCGTCGTCTACACCTCCGGCACCACGGGCCCGCCCAAGGGCGCCGTCATCCCGCGCCGGGCCGTCGCCACCACCCTGGACGCGCTCGCCGACGCCTGGCGGTGGACCGGTGACGACGTCCTCGTGCACGGGCTGCCCCTGTTCCATGTGCACGGGCTGGTGCTGGGCATTCTCGGCCCGCTGCGCCGGGGCGGGTCGGTACGGCACCTCGGGCGGTTCTCCACCGAGGGCGTCGCCCGCGAGCTGAACTCGGGCGCGACCATGCTGTTCGGGGTGCCGACGATGTACCACCGGATCGCCGAGGCGCTCCCGGACGAACCGGAGCTGGTGAAGGCGCTCGCCGGGGCGCGGCTGCTGGTGTCCGGCTCGGCCGCGCTGCCCGTCCACGACCACGAGCGGATCGCGGCGGCCACGGGGCGGCGGGTGATCGAGCGGTACGGCATGACGGAGACCCTGATGAACACCGCCGCGCGCGCCGACGGCGAGGCCCGTCCGGGCACCGTCGGCGTGCCGCTGCCGGGCGTGGAGCTGAGGCTGGTGGAGGAGGACGGCTCGCTCGTCACCGCCCTCGACGGGGAGAGCGTCGGGGAGATCCAGGTGCGCGGCCCGAACCTGTTCACCGAGTACCTCAACCGGCCCGACGCGACCGCCGCCGCGTTCACCGCCGACGGCTGGTTCCGCACCGGGGACGTGGCGGTGCGCGACCCGGACGGCCAGGTGCGGATCGTCGGCCGCAAGGCCACCGACCTCATCAAGAGCGGCGGCTACAAGATCGGGGCCGGGGAGATCGAGAACGCCCTGCTGGAGCATCCGGGGGTGCGCGAGGCCGCCGTCACCGGGGAGCCGGACGCCGACCTCGGGGAGCGGATCGTGGCGTGGGTGGTACCGGTGGATCCGCAAGCACCGCCCGGCACGGCCGAGTTGGCGGACCATGTGGCCCGACGGCTCGCCCCGCACAAGCGCCCCCGCGTGGTCCGTCACCTGGACGCGCTGCCCCGCAACGACATGGGGAAGATCATGAAGCGGGCGCTGCCCTCATGA
- a CDS encoding AAA family ATPase — protein MPDWSVYTGNSDSQPHDGIDRLPPPPPWRAFDGEPVLPPPGDTDDEAAVSPDRVHRARTYVATPESVQLVNAALVLRRPLLVTGPPGTGKSSLAYAVARELRLGPVLRWNITSRSALADGLYQYDPLSRLYAARQAARTGAAAPGTGAGRGGAGVRGGDGVEDHLHLGPLGTALLPYERPRVLLVDEIDKSDLDLPNDLLNVLEEGQYEIPELMRAARHSADGTTAEVLADGTDAPVTVTRGRVRCRAFPFVVLTSNGEREFPPAFLRRCVRLKLRRPDREQLTDIVRAHLDTPAGEAEHLINRFLARAADGELATDQLLNALYLTGVAGLDADSRDALAEQLMPYLSATADGDGL, from the coding sequence ATGCCCGACTGGTCCGTCTACACCGGCAACAGCGACAGCCAGCCCCACGACGGCATCGACCGACTGCCCCCGCCGCCGCCCTGGCGGGCGTTCGACGGCGAGCCCGTGCTGCCGCCGCCCGGGGACACCGACGACGAGGCCGCCGTCTCCCCCGACCGCGTCCACCGCGCCCGGACCTATGTGGCGACCCCGGAGAGCGTGCAGTTGGTCAACGCGGCGCTGGTGCTGCGCCGCCCGCTGCTGGTCACCGGCCCGCCCGGCACCGGCAAGTCCTCCCTCGCCTACGCGGTCGCCCGCGAGCTGCGCCTCGGCCCGGTCCTGCGCTGGAACATCACCAGCCGCTCCGCCCTGGCCGACGGGCTCTACCAGTACGACCCGCTGTCCCGGCTCTACGCGGCCCGGCAGGCCGCCCGGACCGGCGCGGCGGCCCCCGGCACGGGCGCGGGCAGGGGCGGCGCGGGCGTACGGGGCGGCGACGGCGTCGAGGACCATCTGCACCTCGGCCCGCTCGGCACCGCCCTGCTCCCCTACGAACGCCCGCGCGTCCTCCTCGTCGACGAGATCGACAAGAGCGACCTCGATCTGCCCAACGACCTGCTGAACGTGCTGGAGGAGGGCCAGTACGAGATCCCCGAACTGATGCGCGCCGCCCGCCACTCGGCCGACGGCACCACCGCCGAGGTGCTCGCCGACGGCACCGACGCCCCGGTCACCGTCACCCGGGGCCGGGTCCGCTGCCGCGCCTTCCCGTTCGTCGTCCTCACCAGCAACGGCGAGCGCGAGTTCCCGCCCGCCTTCCTGCGCCGCTGCGTCCGGCTCAAGCTGCGCCGCCCGGACCGCGAGCAGCTCACCGACATCGTGCGCGCCCACCTCGACACCCCGGCCGGCGAGGCGGAGCACCTCATCAACCGCTTCCTGGCCCGCGCCGCCGACGGCGAACTCGCCACCGACCAGCTCCTCAACGCCCTCTACCTCACCGGCGTGGCCGGCCTCGACGCGGACTCGCGCGACGCGCTGGCCGAGCAGCTCATGCCGTACCTCAGCGCGACGGCGGACGGCGACGGCCTCTGA
- a CDS encoding carboxyl transferase domain-containing protein — MTGRESAREILILVADTGTFTELPYPHRDSTPDGPLRWPGYDASRARAAERTGESESVVCGTATVEGTRAVLIAFEFGFLGGSLGERTGDRLEAAFTYAREHRLPVVPLVATGGSRMQEGMVALTQLQRVARQSALTREAGLPQIAVLRDPTTGGGWATLGAGADVVLALPGAQIGFAGSRVRPSDADPAAYTAEAQVAAGSADTVVPPGELRGTLGGWLRLLTDGTTAPPEPAPVPEALGTVPGLPASGWDAVRRARAADRPRAERYLDAYFTYRLAISGDRCGGTDPDGMLCGFGEHRGRTVAYAAQTGAATRPAGYRTATRLIRLADRLGIPVLTLVDTPGAANDAEAERQGAGAAIAELFGAVATARTPLTTLVIGEGGSGGALALAAPGRTWAVPDSYFSVIAPELAAAILKRPPAQVPETAGQLRIRPQDVAELGLIRTRDGRTP, encoded by the coding sequence ATGACGGGCCGCGAGAGCGCCCGCGAGATCCTGATCCTGGTCGCCGACACCGGCACGTTCACCGAACTCCCGTATCCGCACAGGGACTCCACCCCCGACGGCCCCCTCCGCTGGCCCGGCTACGACGCCTCCCGCGCCCGCGCCGCCGAGCGCACCGGCGAGTCGGAGTCCGTGGTCTGCGGCACCGCCACCGTCGAGGGCACCCGGGCCGTCCTGATCGCCTTCGAGTTCGGCTTCCTGGGCGGCTCGCTGGGCGAACGCACCGGCGACCGCCTGGAGGCGGCCTTCACGTACGCCCGTGAACACCGGCTGCCGGTCGTGCCGTTGGTGGCGACGGGCGGCAGCCGGATGCAGGAGGGCATGGTCGCGCTCACCCAACTCCAGCGGGTGGCACGGCAGTCGGCGCTCACCCGGGAGGCGGGGCTGCCCCAGATCGCGGTCCTGCGGGACCCGACGACCGGCGGCGGCTGGGCCACCCTCGGCGCCGGCGCCGATGTCGTCCTCGCCCTGCCCGGCGCCCAGATCGGCTTCGCCGGCTCCCGGGTCCGCCCTTCGGACGCCGACCCGGCCGCGTACACCGCCGAGGCCCAGGTCGCGGCGGGCTCGGCGGACACGGTCGTACCGCCGGGGGAACTGCGCGGCACGCTGGGAGGATGGCTGCGCCTGCTCACGGACGGGACGACCGCCCCGCCCGAACCCGCCCCCGTTCCGGAGGCGTTGGGGACGGTCCCGGGCCTCCCCGCCTCCGGCTGGGACGCCGTACGGCGGGCCCGCGCGGCCGACCGGCCTCGGGCCGAGCGGTATCTGGACGCCTACTTCACGTACCGGCTCGCGATCTCCGGGGACCGCTGCGGGGGCACCGACCCCGACGGGATGCTGTGCGGCTTCGGCGAACACCGGGGCCGTACCGTCGCGTACGCCGCGCAGACCGGGGCCGCGACCCGGCCCGCCGGGTACCGTACGGCCACCCGGCTGATCCGGCTCGCGGACCGGCTGGGCATCCCGGTGCTGACCCTGGTGGACACCCCGGGCGCCGCCAACGACGCGGAAGCGGAACGGCAGGGGGCGGGCGCGGCGATCGCGGAGCTGTTCGGCGCGGTCGCCACCGCCCGGACCCCGCTGACCACGCTGGTGATCGGCGAGGGCGGCTCCGGGGGCGCGCTGGCGCTCGCCGCGCCCGGCCGCACCTGGGCGGTGCCGGACAGCTACTTCTCCGTCATCGCCCCCGAACTCGCCGCCGCCATCCTCAAACGCCCCCCGGCGCAGGTACCGGAGACCGCCGGTCAACTCCGGATCCGGCCACAGGACGTGGCCGAACTGGGGCTGATCAGGACACGGGACGGGCGGACCCCGTAA